In Citrus sinensis cultivar Valencia sweet orange chromosome 2, DVS_A1.0, whole genome shotgun sequence, a single genomic region encodes these proteins:
- the LOC102608385 gene encoding cationic amino acid transporter 5: protein MGSTGEQGAEVQQRSYWRWSKQDFLPEESFQSWGNYKHALSQTHFRFMDRLISRSHDGNEICELRKQSENDMKRCLTWWDLTWFGFGAVIGAGIFVLTGQEAHKHAGPAIVLSYVASGVSAMLSVFCYTEFAIEIPVAGGSFAYLRIELGDFAAFITAGNILLESIVGGAAVARAWTSYFTTLLNREPNSLRIHTNLREGYNLLDPIAVAVLATAATIASISTRKTSVLNWIASAINTVVILFVIIAGFAHADASNLKPFLPFGSEGIFKAAAVVYFAYGGFDNIATMAEETKNPSRDIPIGLLGSMSMITIIYCLMALSLCVMQPYTDIDPNAAYSVAFQRVGMKWAKYLVALGALKGMTTVLLVGALGNARYTTHIARAHMIPPWFALVHPKTGTPINANLLIVLASALIALFSGLDILSALLSLSTLFVFMMMAVALLVRRYYVREITPRKNLLMLVIFLLIIIASSAGISAYWGLKPNGWVGYVITVPLWFLGTLGISVLLPQQRTPKTWGVPLVPWLPSLSIATNIFLMGSLGYQAFVRFGICTLVMLVYYFFFGLHATYDMAHQQHGPGPLKDNDEDTIGKAEP from the coding sequence ATGGGTTCCACGGGAGAGCAGGGTGCTGAGGTTCAACAAAGGAGTTATTGGAGATGGAGCAAACAAGATTTCTTACCAGAAGAATCCTTCCAGAGCTGGGGTAACTACAAACATGCACTCTCCCAGACACATTTTCGTTTCATGGACCGTCTCATCAGCCGATCACACGATGGAAATGAGATTTGTGAACTTCGGAAACAGAGTGAGAATGACATGAAACGTTGTCTCACCTGGTGGGATCTCACCTGGTTTGGATTTGGTGCGGTCATTGGAGCTGGTATCTTTGTGCTCACTGGCCAAGAAGCTCACAAACATGCTGGACCAGCTATTGTCTTATCTTATGTTGCTTCAGGTGTTTCGGCAATGCTCTCCGTCTTCTGCTACACAGAATTTGCTATAGAAATTCCAGTCGCAGGAGGGTCATTTGCTTACCTAAGGATTGAATTGGGAGATTTTGCAGCATTCATCACAGCTGGAAACATACTTCTTGAAAGCATTGTAGGAGGTGCAGCAGTTGCCCGAGCGTGGACTTCTTACTTCACAACTCTATTGAATCGGGAACCCAACTCGTTACGCATCCACACAAATCTCAGAGAAGGATATAATCTCCTGGACCCAATAGCCGTTGCAGTTCTAGCAACTGCTGCAACAATTGCATCGATCAGTACAAGGAAAACTTCAGTATTGAATTGGATAGCATCTGCAATTAACACCGTAGTAATTTTGTTTGTGATAATTGCAGGGTTTGCTCATGCCGATGCTTCAAATCTGAAACCATTTTTGCCTTTTGGGTCGGAGGGAATCTTCAAAGCAGCAGCTGTTGTTTACTTTGCCTATGGAGGATTTGACAATATTGCCACCATGGCAGAAGAAACTAAAAATCCATCAAGAGACATACCAATTGGACTGCTTGGATCAATGTCTATGATCACCATAATATATTGCTTAATGGCACTTTCACTATGCGTGATGCAGCCGTACACAGATATAGATCCAAATGCAGCCTATTCTGTTGCGTTTCAGAGAGTGGGGATGAAGTGGGCAAAATACTTGGTAGCCCTTGGCGCCCTTAAAGGAATGACCACTGTTCTCCTGGTAGGAGCTCTTGGAAACGCCCGGTACACCACTCATATTGCACGAGCCCATATGATCCCACCATGGTTTGCTCTTGTTCATCCAAAGACCGGAACACCAATAAATGCCAACCTTCTGATTGTCCTTGCAAGTGCTCTCATTGCTTTATTTTCAGGCTTAGATATACTGTCAGCCTTGTTATCACTAAGCACACTCTTCGTCTTCATGATGATGGCTGTCGCGCTTCTTGTGAGGAGATACTATGTGCGAGAAATAACACCAAGAAAAAACCTCTTGATGCTTGTAATCTTCCTCCTGATCATTATTGCTTCCTCAGCAGGAATATCAGCTTACTGGGGGTTAAAGCCCAATGGTTGGGTTGGATATGTTATCACCGTTCCTCTTTGGTTCTTGGGAACTTTGGGGATATCAGTGCTTCTGCCTCAGCAGAGAACCCCAAAAACATGGGGAGTTCCTCTAGTTCCATGGCTTCCATCCTTGTCAATTGCAACAAATATCTTTCTCATGGGATCTCTGGGCTATCAAGCTTTTGTAAGATTTGGAATCTGCACTCTTGTAATGCTGGtttactattttttctttggccTCCATGCAACATATGATATGGCTCATCAGCAACACGGGCCAGGACCACTGAAAGATAATGATGAGGACACAATAGGGAAAGCAGAACCTTGA
- the LOC102609530 gene encoding uncharacterized protein LOC102609530, translating into MEAAAKVKSIFVYPIKSCRGISVCQQAPLTPTGFRWDRQWMVINNNGRAYTQRNEPKLALVETELPNEAFLEGWEPTGRSFMVIRAPGMQALKISLSKPRDIADGVSVWEWCGSALAEGAEASNWFTNYLGKPSRLVRYNAESETRPVDPKYAAGEKIMFSDCYPFMLLSQGSLDALNKLLKEPIPINRFRPNILVDGCEPFSEDLWTGIRINNCTFQGVKLCDRCKVPTINQDTGVAGPEPSETLRQIRSDKVLRPNQKQQGKIYFGQNLVWKDNLSNGKVLKLGDPVFVMRKVNSAAEAAA; encoded by the exons ATGGAGGCTGCAGCCAaagtaaaatcaatatttgTATACCCAATTAAATCATGCAGAGGCATCTCTGTCTGTCAGCAGGCACCCCTCACTCCTACTG GATTTCGATGGGATAGACAGTGGATGGTAATTAATAACAACGGGAGAGCATATACTCAGAGAAACGAGCCAAAGCTTGCTCTGGTTGAGACAGAGCTGCCAAATGAGGCATTTTTAGAAGGATGGGAACCCACTGGGAGATCATTCATGG TAATAAGAGCTCCAGGGATGCAGGCTCTTAAAATTTCACTGAGCAAACCCCGTGATATAGCAGACGGTGTTTCCGTATGGGAGTGGTGTGGCTCTGCACTGGCTGAGGGAGCTGAAGCTTCAAATTGGTTTACAAATTACCTTGGGAAACCTAGTCGGCTAGTTCGTTACAATGCAG AATCAGAAACTAGACCTGTCGATCCCAAATATGCTGCTggagagaaaataatgttttCTGATTGTTATCCATTTATGCTGTTGTCTCAG GGATCTTTGGATGCACTTAATAAGCTTCTCAAGGAGCCTATTCCAATTAACCGTTTTCGACCAAA CATCCTTGTTGATGGTTGTGAACCGTTTTCTGAGGACTTATGGACGGGCATCCGAATAAACAATTGCACATTTCAAGGTGTTAAGCTGTGTGACCGCTGTAAG GTGCCAACTATCAATCAAGACACTGGTGTTGCTGGTCCCGAACCAAGTGAAACACTAAGGCAAATTAGGTCAGATAAAGTTTTGCGTCCAAATCAAAAACAGCAGGGAAAG ATATACTTTGGGCAGAACTTGGTGTGGAAGGACAACCTTAGTAATGGAAAGGTGCTTAAACTTGGGGATCCAGTTTTTGTCATGAGGAAGGTCAATTCTGCAGCTGAGGCAGCAGCTTGA
- the LOC102609813 gene encoding pentatricopeptide repeat-containing protein At3g57430, chloroplastic: protein MASSAQCLTLLPSPPLSSLQTHQPPATTATSLPLPGSQTRCKESWIESLRSEARSNQFREAILSYIEMTRSDIQPDNFAFPAVLKAVAGIQDLSLGKQIHAHVVKYGYGLSSVTVANTLVNMYGKCGSDMWDVYKVFDRITEKDQVSWNSMIATLCRFGKWDLALEAFRMMLYSNVEPSSFTLVSVALACSNLSRRDGLRLGRQVHGNSLRVGEWNTFIMNALMAMYAKLGRVDDAKTLFKSFEDRDLVSWNTIVSSLSQNDKFLEAVMFLRQMALRGIKPDGVSIASVLPACSHLEMLDTGKEIHAYALRNDILIDNSFVGSALVDMYCNCREVECGRRVFDFISDKKIALWNAMITGYGQNEYDEEALMLFIKMEEVAGLWPNATTMSSVVPACVRSEAFPDKEGIHGHAIKLGLGRDRYVQNALMDMYSRMGRIEISKTIFDDMEVRDTVSWNTMITGYTICGQHGDALMLLREMQNMEEEKNRNNVYDLDETVLRPKPNSITLMTVLPGCGALSALAKGKEIHAYAIRNMLATDVVVGSALVDMYAKCGCLNFARRVFDLMPVRNVITWNVIIMAYGMHGEGQEVLELLKNMVAEGSRGGEVKPNEVTFIALFAACSHSGMVSEGMDLFYKMKDDYGIEPSPDHYACVVDLLGRAGKVEDAYQLINMMPPEFDKAGAWSSLLGACRIHQNVEIGEIAAQNLFLLEPDVASHYVLLSNIYSSAQLWDKAMDVRKKMKEMGVRKEPGCSWIEFGDEIHKFLAGDGSHQQSEQLHGFLENLSERMRKEGYVPDTSCVLHNVNEEEKETLLCGHSEKLAIAFGILNTPPGTTIRVAKNLRVCNDCHQATKFISKIESREIILRDVRRFHHFKNGTCSCGDYW from the coding sequence ATGGCTTCCTCCGCTCAGTGTCTCACTCTCCTCCCTTCGCCGCCTCTCTCTTCCCTCCAAACACACCAACCACCGGCAACCACCGCTACGTCTTTGCCGCTACCCGGTTCCCAAACACGGTGTAAGGAGTCGTGGATCGAGTCCCTTCGCTCCGAAGCCCGCTCCAATCAATTCCGTGAAGCCATTTTGTCCTACATTGAGATGACTCGTTCGGATATTCAACCCGACAACTTTGCTTTCCCAGCCGTCTTGAAGGCCGTGGCGGGCATCCAGGACTTGAGCTTAGGGAAGCAGATTCATGCCCACGTTGTCAAGTACGGGTACGGGTTATCTTCAGTGACGGTAGCCAATACCCTTGTAAATATGTATGGTAAATGTGGTAGTGATATGTGGGATGTGTATAAGGTGTTTGATAGAATTACTGAGAAGGACCAAGTTTCTTGGAATTCAATGATTGCTACTTTGTGCCGTTTTGGGAAATGGGATCTAGCATTGGAAGCGTTTAGAATGATGTTATATAGCAACGTGGAGCCTAGTTCGTTTACCTTGGTCAGTGTGGCTCTTGCTTGTTCAAATTTGAGTAGGCGTGACGGTTTGAGGCTTGGGAGGCAAGTACACGGGAATAGTTTACGCGTAGGTGAATGGAATACGTTTATTATGAATGCTTTGATGGCAATGTATGCCAAATTAGGTAGAGTTGATGAtgcaaaaactttatttaagtCATTTGAGGATCGTGATTTGGTGTCATGGAACACCATCGTCAGTTCATTATCTCAAAATGATAAGTTCTTAGAAGCAGTGATGTTCTTACGCCAGATGGCACTTAGAGGAATTAAACCTGATGGGGTCTCAATCGCGAGCGTGCTTCCTGCTTGCTCACACTTGGAGATGTTAGATACTGGCAAGGAAATTCATGCATATGCATTgagaaatgatattttgattgaCAACTCCTTTGTGGGTAGTGCTTTGGTTGACATGTACTGTAATTGCAGAGAGGTTGAATGTGGTCGTCGagtttttgattttatttcagaTAAGAAAATTGCACTTTGGAATGCTATGATTACTGGTTATGGACAAAATGAGTATGATGAGGAGGCATTGATGCTATTCATTAAAATGGAAGAAGTTGCAGGGCTTTGGCCAAATGCCACCACAATGTCAAGTGTTGTGCCTGCTTGCGTGCGCAGTGAAGCATTCCCCGACAAAGAAGGAATCCATGGACATGCTATAAAGCTGGGTCTGGGGAGGGACAGGTATGTGCAAAATGCACTCATGGACATGTACTCTAGAATGGGGAGGATAGAGATTTCAAAAACCATTTTTGATGACATGGAGGTTAGAGATACAGTTTCTTGGAACACAATGATCACTGGTTACACTATTTGCGGTCAGCATGGTGATGCACTTATGCTGCTGCGTGAGATGCAAAACATGGAAGAGGAAAAGAATAGGAACAATGTTTATGATCTGGACGAGACAGTACTTCGTCCGAAACCAAATTCCATAACCCTCATGACTGTCCTACCTGGCTGTGGCGCCCTGTCAGCTTTAGCAAAAGGGAAAGAGATCCATGCTTATGCCATTAGAAACATGTTAGCTACCGATGTTGTTGTAGGAAGTGCATTAGTTGACATGTATGCTAAATGTGGTTGCTTGAACTTTGCGAGAAGAGTTTTTGATCTGATGCCTGTCAGAAATGTGATCACCTGGAATGTTATTATCATGGCTTATGGGATGCACGGAGAAGGACAAGAAGTCTTAGAATTGTTAAAGAATATGGTGGCAGAAGGAAGTAGGGGAGGAGAAGTGAAGCCTAATGAAGTCACTTTTATTGCATTATTTGCAGCATGTAGCCATTCAGGGATGGTAAGTGAAGGTATGGACTTGTTCTACAAAATGAAAGATGATTATGGGATTGAACCTTCGCCAGATCACTATGCTTGTGTTGTGGATTTGCTTGGTAGAGCAGGTAAAGTGGAGGATGCATATCAACTTATAAATATGATGCCTCCTGAATTTGACAAAGCTGGTGCTTGGAGTAGCTTGCTTGGTGCCTGTAGGATTCACCAAAATGTAGAAATTGGGGAAATTGCAGCTCAAAATCTCTTCCTCTTGGAACCTGATGTGGCAAGCCACTATGTTCTGCTCTCAAACATTTACTCTTCTGCTCAACTCTGGGACAAGGCAATGGATGTCCggaagaagatgaaggaaaTGGGAGTAAGAAAAGAACCAGGTTGCAGTTGGATCGAGTTTGGTGATGAGATTCATAAGTTTTTAGCTGGGGATGGATCACATCAACAAAGTGAGCAGCTCCATGGTTTCCTCGAAAACTTGTCTGAAAGAATGAGAAAGGAGGGCTATGTGCCTGATACTTCTTGTGTTCTTCACAATGTAAATGAGGAGGAGAAAGAAACATTACTCTGTGGACACAGTGAGAAGTTGGCGATAGCTTTTGGTATCCTCAATACCCCTCCTGGAACTACCATCAGAGTTGCCAAGAACCTCAGAGTTTGCAACGACTGCCATCAGGCTACTAAGTTCATCTCAAAGATAGAAAGTAGAGAAATTATCCTAAGAGATGTGAGGAGGTTccatcattttaaaaatggaACTTGTTCTTGTGGAGATTAttggtaa
- the LOC102608678 gene encoding pentatricopeptide repeat-containing protein At4g20090, which translates to MRKWSLPHTKTLLTITNSAMKMKTLSLTTIPSERSHRFFSVRSAVSSNKQMETEPQGNAKSEQPFSDEIFNSTPKLGSYQLGDSTFYSLIQHYANSGDFKSLEMVLYRMRREKRVVLEKSFIFIFKAYGKAHLLEEAIRLFHTMVDEFHCKRTVKSFNSVLNVIIQEGLYHRALEFYNHIVNAKHMNILPNTLTFNLVIKTVCRLGLVDNAIQLFREMPVRNCEPDIYTYCTLMDGLCKENRLDEAVLLLDEMQVDGCFPTPVTFNVLINGLCKNGKLGRAAKLVDNMFLKGCLPNEVTYNTLIHGLCLKGNLDKAVSLLDRMVASKCMPNEVTYGTIINGLVKLGRAVDGARVLMSMEERKFHVNEYIYSTLISGLFKEGKAEDAMKLWKQMMEKGCKPNTVVYSALIDGLCRVGKPDEAEEILFEMINNGCAANAFTYSSLMKGFFESGKGHKAVEIWKDMAKNNCVYNEVCYSVLIHGLCEDGKLREARMVWTQMLSRGCKPDVVAYSSMIHGLCNAGSVEEALKLFNEMLCLEPKSQPDVFTYNILLNALCKQSNISHSIDLLNSMMDRGCDPDLVTCNIFLTALKEKLEAPQDGTDFLNELAIRLFKRQRTSGGFKIVEVMLQKFLSPQTSTWERVVQELCRPKRIQAAINKCWSNLYG; encoded by the coding sequence ATGCGCAAATGGTCGCTTCCTCACACAAAAACCCTTCTCACCATCACCAACTCGGCCATGAAGATGAAGACACTCTCTTTAACAACAATCCCAAGTGAGCGTTCTCATCGATTCTTTTCTGTTCGCAGTGCAGTTTcatcaaataaacaaatggaAACTGAACCCCAAGGCAACGCCAAATCAGAGCAACCATTCTCGGATGAAATATTTAACTCCACTCCAAAACTGGGTTCTTACCAGCTAGGTGATTCAACATTTTATTCACTCATTCAACACTATGCGAATTCTGGTGATTTCAAGTCTTTGGAGATGGTTCTGTATCGAATGAGGCGCGAAAAGAGGGTGGTTTTAGAGaagagttttatttttatatttaaggcTTATGGTAAAGCCCATTTACTCGAGGAAGCTATTCGTTTGTTTCATACAATGGTTGATGAGTTTCATTGTAAAAGAACTGTTAAGTCGTTTAATTCGGTTCTTAATGTTATCATACAAGAGGGTCTATATCATCGAGCTCTAGAGTTTTATAATCATATTGTTAATGCCAAACACATGAATATCTTGCCGAATACGTTGACTTTCAATTTGGTTATCAAGACAGTGTGTAGATTGGGTTTGGTTGATAATGCAATTCAGTTGTTTAGAGAGATGCCAGTAAGGAATTGTGAACCAGATATTTATACTTACTGTACGTTGATGGATGGATTGTGCAAAGAAAACAGACTTGATGAGGCAGTTTTGCTATTAGATGAAATGCAAGTTGATGGTTGTTTTCCGACTCCAGTTACATTTAATGTTTTGATTAATGGGTTGTGCAAGAATGGCAAACTGGGACGGGCGGCCAAGCTTGTGGACAATATGTTTCTTAAAGGGTGTTTACCTAATGAGGTTACATATAACACGCTCATTCATGGTTTGTGTCTTAAAGGGAATTTGGATAAGGCGGTCAGTCTCCTGGATCGGATGGTAGCAAGTAAATGCATGCCTAATGAGGTTACATATGGGACAATCATTAATGGGTTAGTGAAGCTAGGTAGAGCTGTTGATGGGGCTCGTGTGTTGATGTCTATGGAGGAAAGAAAATTCCATGTGAATGAGTACATTTATTCAACTCTTATTAGTGGGTTATTTAAGGAGGGGAAGGCTGAAGATGCAATGAAACTGTGGAAGCAAATGATGGAAAAAGGTTGTAAGCCAAACACTGTGGTTTACAGTGCTCTTATAGACGGGTTGTGTCGAGTGGGCAAGCCAGATGAAGCTGAGGAAATTCTCtttgaaatgataaataaCGGTTGTGCAGCCAATGCTTTTACTTATAGCTCCTTGATGAAAGGTTTCTTTGAGAGCGGTAAAGGTCATAAGGCGGTTGAAATTTGGAAAGACATGGCAAAGAATAACTGTGTATACAACGAGGTTTGCTACAGTGTGCTTATTCATGGTCTTTGTGAGGATGGGAAGCTCCGAGAGGCTAGGATGGTGTGGACGCAAATGCTGAGCAGAGGATGTAAACCTGATGTTGTGGCTTATAGTTCAATGATTCACGGCCTCTGCAATGCTGGGTCGGTAGAAGAAGCTTTGAAACTTTTCAATGAGATGCTTTGCCTAGAGCCAAAGTCTCAGCCTGATGTTTTCACTTATAACATACTGTTGAATGCTTTGTGCAAGCAAAGCAACATCTCTCATTCCATTGATCTCTTAAATAGCATGATGGATCGGGGCTGTGATCCTGACTTGGTTACATGCAATATATTTTTGACAGCCTTAAAAGAGAAGCTTGAAGCACCTCAAGATGGAACAGATTTTTTGAATGAACTTGCAATCCGACTATTTAAGCGACAGCGAACTTCGGGTGGTTTCAAGATTGTAGAAGTGATGCTGCAAAAGTTTTTGTCCCCTCAAACCTCTACTTGGGAAAGAGTTGTTCAAGAACTTTGCAGACCTAAAAGGATTCAAGCAGCCATTAACAAGTGTTGGAGCAACTTGTATGGCTGA
- the LOC102609251 gene encoding uncharacterized protein LOC102609251, with protein MEAAGKVTSIFVYPIKSCRGISVSQAPLTPTGFRWDRQWMVINNKGRAYTQRNEPKLALVQIELPNEAFLEGWEPTGSSYMVIRAPGMQALKIPMSKPCDIADGVSVWEWSGSALDEGAEASNWFTNYLGKSSRLVRYNAESETRPVDPEYAAGQITMFSDGYPFMLLSQGSLDALNKLLKEPVPINRFRPNILVDGCEPFSEDTWTEVRINKFTFQGVKLCSRCKIPTINQDTGDAGPEPNETLKQIRSDKVLRPGRKQRGKIYFGQNMVCKDNLTEGNGKVLKLGDPVFVLKKVTSAAEAAA; from the exons ATGGAGGCTGCAGGCAAAGTCACTTCAATCTTTGTATACCCAATTAAATCATGTCGGGGCATTTCTGTTTCTCAGGCACCGCTCACTCCTACTG GATTTCGATGGGATAGACAGTGGATGgtaataaataacaaaggGAGAGCATATACTCAGAGAAACGAGCCAAAGCTTGCTCTGGTCCAGATCGAGCTGCCAAATGAGGCATTTTTAGAGGGATGGGAACCTACCGGAAGTTCATATATGG TGATAAGAGCTCCAGGGATGCAGGCTCTTAAGATTCCAATGAGCAAACCATGTGATATAGCAGATGGTGTTTCCGTATGGGAGTGGTCTGGCTCTGCTTTGGATGAGGGAGCTGAAGCCTCAAATTGGTTTACGAATTACCTTGGGAAATCTAGTCGGCTAGTCCGTTATAATGCAG AATCAGAAACTAGACCTGTGGATCCTGAATATGCTGCTGGACAGATAACAATGTTTTCTGATGGGTATCCATTTATGTTGTTGTCTCAG GGATCTTTGGACGCACTAAATAAGCTTCTCAAGGAGCCTGTTCCAATTAACCGTTTTCGGCCCAA CATCCTTGTTGATGGTTGTGAACCGTTTTCTGAGGACACATGGACCGAGGTCCGAATAAACAAGTTCACGTTTCAAGGTGTTAAGCTGTGCTCCCGCTGTAAG ATTCCAACAATCAATCAAGACACTGGCGATGCCGGTCCTGAACCAAATGAGACTCTAAAGCAGATTAGATCAGATAAAGTTTTGCGTCCAGGTCGAAAACAGCGGGGAAAG ATATACTTTGGGCAGAACATGGTGTGCAAGGATAACCTTACTGAAGGAAACGGAAAGGTGCTTAAACTTGGGGATCCTGTTTTTGTTCTGAAGAAGGTCACTTCTGCAGCTGAAGCAGCAGCTTGA